In one window of Pedosphaera parvula Ellin514 DNA:
- a CDS encoding BtpA/SgcQ family protein codes for MKSRLFASAKPIIGMIHVGALPGTPANHLSLGKITEIAVQEAKIYRDAGVDGIAIENMHDVPYLRGGVGPEIVSSMTIIGQAVKQAFCGVTGIQILAAANREAMAAAHAAALDWVRVEGFVFAHVADEGFINSCAAELLRYRKQIGAEKVQVWADIKKKHSSHAITADISLGETAHAAEFMRADALIVTGPVTGRPPVPADAEETKAHTHLPVILGSGMNEANIGQFLPVADGFIVGSSFKKAGDWNNPVDSRKVKAFMKRVTAR; via the coding sequence ATGAAATCGCGATTGTTTGCGTCTGCCAAGCCGATCATTGGGATGATCCATGTGGGAGCATTGCCGGGTACTCCGGCCAATCATCTTTCGCTCGGCAAAATAACTGAAATCGCCGTGCAGGAGGCGAAGATATATCGCGATGCCGGCGTGGATGGGATTGCCATCGAGAACATGCACGATGTTCCTTATCTGCGGGGCGGTGTGGGACCAGAAATTGTTTCCTCCATGACCATCATTGGCCAGGCGGTGAAACAGGCTTTTTGCGGCGTAACGGGTATCCAAATACTTGCAGCGGCGAATCGTGAGGCCATGGCCGCGGCGCATGCGGCGGCCTTGGATTGGGTGCGTGTCGAGGGGTTTGTGTTTGCGCATGTGGCGGACGAGGGATTTATTAATTCGTGTGCGGCCGAGTTGTTGCGTTATCGCAAACAGATTGGCGCGGAAAAAGTGCAGGTATGGGCGGATATTAAAAAGAAGCATTCCTCCCATGCGATCACCGCGGATATTTCACTCGGCGAAACGGCGCATGCGGCTGAATTCATGCGGGCAGATGCTTTGATTGTGACCGGTCCTGTCACTGGCAGGCCACCGGTCCCCGCAGATGCGGAGGAAACGAAAGCACACACTCATCTTCCTGTTATTTTGGGTTCAGGAATGAATGAAGCAAACATCGGACAATTTCTGCCAGTGGCGGATGGATTTATTGTCGGTTCCTCTTTCAAGAAAGCGGGAGATTGGAACAATCCTGTGGATTCCAGGAAGGTCAAGGCATTCATGAAGCGGGTAACAGCTCGCTGA
- a CDS encoding ThuA domain-containing protein, which yields MRTLLFFGLALMMAKLTAAEVLIVADEFPAMEVLAGKLRSEEHLESKLIAQQNLPEQLRKYDCVIVYIHKALSEKAEDAFIDYTKAGGKLLVLHHSISSGKRKNPHWFSFLGVALPEGDVTEGGYKWIEGVKLELVNLNPHHFIMTNRVVYPVKIAYTSTNAPVASEALPGFALDDSEVYLNHVHEDARILPMGLRYVDAKAAKTYMQDRAGWIKSAGRGQIIYLMPGHRKEDFQNPTYARIVLNAVIYKP from the coding sequence ATGAGAACCCTTCTTTTTTTCGGACTGGCGTTAATGATGGCGAAATTGACTGCTGCCGAGGTGCTCATCGTGGCGGACGAATTTCCCGCCATGGAAGTATTGGCTGGAAAGTTAAGAAGCGAGGAACATCTGGAGAGTAAGCTGATCGCACAACAGAACCTGCCCGAACAGCTAAGGAAGTACGACTGCGTGATTGTTTACATTCACAAGGCACTTTCGGAAAAGGCGGAGGATGCCTTCATTGATTATACTAAAGCAGGTGGAAAGCTTCTGGTGCTTCATCATTCCATCAGTTCCGGCAAGAGGAAAAATCCACATTGGTTTTCATTTCTAGGCGTGGCATTGCCGGAGGGCGATGTTACGGAAGGCGGCTACAAGTGGATTGAAGGGGTAAAACTCGAATTGGTTAATCTCAATCCACATCATTTTATTATGACCAACCGTGTTGTGTATCCGGTAAAGATCGCCTACACCAGCACGAACGCACCGGTTGCGAGTGAAGCTTTGCCCGGGTTTGCTCTGGATGATTCGGAGGTTTATTTGAACCATGTGCATGAGGATGCACGGATTTTGCCGATGGGGCTCAGATATGTGGACGCAAAGGCTGCCAAGACCTATATGCAGGACCGGGCGGGTTGGATTAAGTCGGCAGGCAGGGGGCAAATCATCTATCTCATGCCGGGGCATCGTAAGGAAGATTTTCAAAATCCGACCTATGCCAGAATTGTGCTTAATGCGGTGATCTACAAACCGTGA